Proteins from one Oscillatoria nigro-viridis PCC 7112 genomic window:
- a CDS encoding SNF2-related protein, translating to MTEPTWDPNIPDQEVRMRNNPGKRGVTTGKTSESAGRLLVLVNFGPNENTYKLYDQLELCGQPESIRDLMETGRFGTPDDLRRILTFQKIKGELTNVLYSMESSNTDFYAYQFKPVLKLLDSPVGRLLIADEVGLGKTIESMYIWKELQAREEARRLLIVCPAMLRDKWVSDIEKRFNMDADVVDAKKLLETTQSFLQRGNPHSFIYVSSLEGLRVKNWGEDAKGTRVELARLLESHPANEEFSLFDLVIIDEAHYLRNPGTANHKLGQLLREASGHLILLTATPIQIRSTNLYQLLKLISPEDFFDSATFEKMLEANKPVVDALRLIWRTSPDLEGTRQAVDEALKSDYFSKSSRLKQLRTELDAETITPEKQVRLGEVLENSSLFGQFMTRSRKREVMENRVQRKAQTLSVKFTPQEKQVYDYITHKIRLQARGQKGVSVFRLIARQRQMSSSMVAALSAWNNKGVLDNFLVTDDDDEELLYEIFGDELEENDLNLDRIFNYSHPKSKNIDCPFPEGKAEFEQFIEDLKKTDTKYQELIKFFRNEISANNEEKFVLFAFFRDTLTYLQKRLEDDGINTCLIMGGIKREEKQEVLENFKNNNTRSVLLSSEVGSEGIDLQFCRFIINYDLPWNPMRVEQRIGRLDRLGQKSATICIVNFSFKDTIEEYILEKLYERIKIFEESIGDLEDILGERTEQLIIDLLSSDLSEKELEKRADDNIRAIAREINEQRNLENEAMNLVAFSDYILSMINQGRDQRRWLHPDDIKAFVNDFFRLQYPGTVISPNPKQEGLFDIKLSDEAKPDLKLFCNQRRVEKGTRLHSQTVACFFDPKIPGTMGKPHHELLAPSHPLIQWIRHKYEPESQNEEGAQTFQLVSASRLKSQDVDVGSGVYVYLIHLWKLKGLRTETRLAYQVMRLSDGLILPENQPESLVNKAAFTGEEKPNAINLVDVDRVLSAYEKCEEHLQIAFTENEVAFEAENQDKCDVQEGSAKAYAKRKWQEYEQRIENLNSQGKTGLIPAIAGLVGKNTQQLNLTLKRIEQKRKITTSNPALCAGLIFVEE from the coding sequence ATGACAGAACCAACATGGGACCCAAATATTCCCGACCAAGAAGTGCGGATGCGAAACAACCCTGGCAAACGGGGTGTCACTACTGGAAAAACCAGTGAATCCGCAGGCAGATTGTTAGTTTTAGTTAATTTTGGTCCTAACGAAAATACTTACAAACTCTATGACCAATTAGAACTCTGCGGACAGCCAGAAAGTATCAGAGATTTAATGGAAACAGGACGATTCGGAACTCCTGATGATTTGCGTCGCATTCTGACCTTTCAAAAAATCAAGGGAGAACTCACTAATGTTTTATACAGTATGGAGTCGAGTAATACCGACTTCTATGCTTATCAATTCAAACCTGTTTTAAAATTACTTGACTCACCCGTTGGGCGTTTATTAATTGCAGATGAAGTTGGATTAGGTAAAACAATAGAATCTATGTATATCTGGAAAGAATTACAGGCGCGAGAGGAAGCACGTCGTCTTTTAATTGTTTGCCCTGCCATGTTGCGAGACAAGTGGGTAAGCGACATTGAAAAGCGTTTCAATATGGATGCAGATGTGGTTGATGCTAAGAAGTTGCTAGAAACAACCCAGTCATTCCTACAGAGAGGAAATCCCCACTCATTTATCTATGTAAGTAGCCTAGAAGGGTTACGGGTAAAAAACTGGGGTGAAGATGCCAAAGGCACGCGAGTAGAACTAGCACGGCTACTAGAATCACATCCAGCTAATGAGGAATTTAGCCTATTTGACTTAGTGATTATTGATGAAGCTCATTATCTTCGTAACCCAGGAACAGCTAATCACAAACTTGGGCAATTGTTGAGAGAGGCATCTGGACACTTAATTTTACTCACAGCTACACCCATTCAAATCCGCAGCACCAACCTTTACCAATTACTTAAACTCATTAGTCCTGAAGATTTTTTTGATTCAGCAACTTTTGAAAAAATGCTAGAGGCAAATAAACCTGTAGTTGATGCACTGCGGCTAATTTGGCGAACTTCTCCTGACCTTGAGGGTACACGCCAAGCAGTTGATGAAGCCCTAAAATCTGATTACTTCAGTAAAAGTTCAAGACTTAAACAGTTACGCACTGAATTAGATGCTGAGACTATCACCCCTGAAAAGCAAGTGAGATTAGGGGAAGTCTTAGAAAATTCTTCACTCTTTGGTCAGTTTATGACTAGGAGCCGCAAGCGAGAAGTGATGGAAAACAGAGTTCAACGGAAAGCTCAAACCTTAAGTGTGAAGTTTACCCCACAAGAAAAGCAGGTTTATGATTATATAACGCATAAAATTCGCCTCCAAGCTAGGGGACAAAAAGGGGTTTCAGTATTTAGACTAATTGCGCGTCAGCGACAAATGTCAAGCAGTATGGTAGCGGCACTGTCAGCATGGAACAATAAGGGAGTTCTGGATAATTTTTTAGTTACTGATGATGATGATGAAGAATTGCTATACGAAATTTTTGGAGATGAGTTAGAAGAGAACGACTTAAATCTGGACCGAATTTTTAATTATTCCCATCCAAAATCTAAGAATATAGACTGTCCATTTCCCGAAGGGAAAGCAGAATTTGAGCAGTTTATCGAAGACTTAAAAAAAACTGATACCAAGTATCAAGAATTAATCAAGTTTTTCAGGAATGAAATTAGCGCTAACAATGAGGAAAAGTTTGTTCTATTTGCCTTCTTTCGCGATACTCTAACATATCTGCAAAAGCGTCTTGAAGATGATGGAATTAATACCTGTCTGATTATGGGGGGGATAAAACGGGAAGAAAAGCAGGAAGTTTTAGAGAATTTTAAAAATAACAATACTCGCTCTGTATTGCTATCATCCGAGGTGGGGAGTGAAGGGATTGATTTGCAGTTTTGCCGATTTATCATTAATTATGATTTACCTTGGAACCCAATGCGAGTTGAACAACGAATAGGGAGATTGGATCGCCTTGGTCAAAAATCAGCGACTATTTGCATCGTTAATTTTAGCTTCAAAGATACAATTGAAGAGTACATTCTCGAAAAACTTTACGAACGGATTAAAATTTTTGAGGAAAGTATTGGAGACTTAGAAGATATCCTGGGGGAACGCACAGAACAGTTAATTATTGACCTCTTGAGTTCCGATCTCAGCGAGAAGGAGCTAGAAAAAAGAGCCGACGATAACATTCGGGCGATCGCTAGAGAAATAAATGAGCAGAGAAACCTAGAGAATGAAGCGATGAATCTAGTGGCTTTCTCTGATTATATTCTCAGTATGATTAATCAAGGTCGTGACCAAAGAAGATGGCTACATCCAGATGATATTAAAGCTTTTGTCAATGATTTTTTTAGGTTGCAATATCCGGGAACAGTAATTTCTCCTAATCCGAAGCAAGAGGGTTTGTTTGACATCAAGCTATCTGATGAAGCTAAACCTGACTTGAAACTGTTTTGCAATCAGCGCCGTGTTGAGAAAGGGACTCGTTTGCACAGTCAAACTGTTGCTTGTTTCTTCGATCCAAAGATTCCTGGTACTATGGGTAAGCCACATCATGAACTGCTCGCTCCCAGCCATCCTTTAATCCAGTGGATTCGGCATAAGTATGAGCCTGAATCACAAAATGAGGAAGGAGCGCAAACATTTCAACTTGTCTCTGCTTCCCGATTGAAAAGTCAAGATGTAGATGTAGGCTCAGGAGTGTATGTCTATCTTATTCATCTTTGGAAGTTGAAAGGATTACGGACAGAAACTCGTCTTGCTTACCAAGTAATGCGGTTATCAGATGGCTTGATTTTACCGGAAAATCAACCAGAAAGCTTGGTAAATAAGGCTGCATTTACTGGAGAAGAAAAACCTAATGCAATCAATCTAGTTGATGTCGATCGAGTCTTGAGTGCTTATGAAAAATGTGAGGAACATTTGCAAATAGCCTTTACCGAGAATGAAGTTGCTTTTGAAGCTGAAAATCAAGACAAATGTGATGTGCAAGAAGGTAGTGCTAAAGCTTATGCTAAACGCAAGTGGCAAGAATATGAACAACGAATTGAAAACTTGAATAGTCAAGGTAAAACAGGTTTGATTCCTGCAATAGCAGGGTTGGTCGGAAAAAATACTCAACAATTGAATCTGACGCTGAAAAGAATCGAACAGAAACGTAAGATTACAACTTCTAATCCAGCATTATGTGCAGGCTTAATTTTTGTGGAGGAATAA